The Candidatus Accumulibacter similis genome has a segment encoding these proteins:
- a CDS encoding long-chain fatty acid--CoA ligase, producing the protein MSLLASWLVAAVRERPDACALRAATGEWRYRELLTLAGQGAACLRSSGIAAGAIVGCAATAPDLALAAVACSAAGAALLPLDPLTAPAAWPRLQKLAGGRLQRLRTPPGEWPRYRGLPAPAVDHDDLALVIASSGSEGEPKAVMLTAGNLAVAVAASQQRLPLAAGDTWLGCLPLHHVGGMSLLCRCLQAGATLLLHSGFAAPQVWRDLNEQAVSHISLVPVMLARLLDVAAGRPPPASLRHALIGGGPLSRPLCEQALAAGWPIRPSWGLSESAAQAATLLDPELGWQPGLVGEPLPGLAARIAADGRICLRGAQVMAGYLNPERRPGLGLVDGWLVTGDLGEIDAAGRLSIRGRADDMLVSGGVNVHPAGVEECLAACPGVSDVAVTATADPEWGDSLLALVVGQPDLQRLHEWSRQHLPPASRPRRFRCVDRLPRNGMGKLERAVLLRLAAEVV; encoded by the coding sequence ATGAGTCTGCTCGCCTCGTGGCTGGTCGCGGCTGTGCGCGAGCGTCCAGACGCCTGCGCGCTGCGCGCGGCAACTGGCGAATGGCGTTATCGAGAGCTGCTGACACTGGCCGGACAGGGCGCAGCCTGCCTGCGCAGCAGTGGCATCGCCGCCGGCGCGATCGTCGGCTGTGCCGCCACGGCACCCGACCTGGCGCTCGCTGCCGTCGCCTGTTCGGCGGCGGGGGCGGCGCTGTTGCCGCTCGATCCATTGACCGCCCCTGCCGCTTGGCCGCGCCTGCAGAAACTCGCCGGCGGCCGGCTGCAGCGCCTGCGCACGCCTCCCGGCGAGTGGCCGCGGTACCGCGGATTGCCAGCGCCCGCCGTCGACCACGACGACCTTGCCCTGGTCATCGCCAGCAGCGGTAGTGAAGGCGAGCCGAAGGCGGTGATGCTGACGGCCGGCAATCTCGCTGTGGCGGTCGCCGCGTCGCAGCAGCGCCTGCCGCTGGCCGCCGGCGACACCTGGCTCGGCTGCCTGCCGCTGCACCACGTCGGCGGCATGTCGCTGCTTTGTCGCTGCCTGCAGGCCGGCGCCACACTGCTGCTGCACAGCGGTTTTGCCGCGCCGCAAGTCTGGCGCGACCTCAACGAACAGGCGGTGAGTCACATTTCGCTGGTGCCGGTGATGCTCGCGCGACTGCTCGACGTCGCCGCCGGTCGACCGCCGCCGGCCAGCCTGCGGCATGCGCTCATCGGCGGCGGCCCCCTGTCGCGGCCACTTTGCGAGCAGGCGCTGGCCGCCGGCTGGCCGATCCGTCCGAGCTGGGGTCTCAGCGAGAGCGCGGCGCAGGCGGCGACGCTGCTCGATCCGGAACTGGGGTGGCAGCCCGGCCTGGTTGGCGAGCCGCTGCCCGGGCTTGCCGCGCGCATCGCTGCCGACGGCCGCATCTGCCTGCGCGGAGCGCAGGTGATGGCCGGTTATCTCAACCCGGAGAGGCGCCCGGGCCTCGGTCTGGTCGACGGCTGGCTGGTCACCGGCGACCTTGGCGAAATCGATGCCGCCGGGCGCCTCAGCATCCGTGGCCGTGCCGACGACATGCTGGTCAGCGGTGGCGTCAATGTCCATCCGGCCGGCGTCGAGGAGTGCCTGGCAGCCTGTCCGGGAGTCAGCGACGTGGCGGTGACGGCGACTGCCGACCCGGAGTGGGGCGATTCGCTGCTGGCGCTGGTCGTCGGTCAGCCCGACCTGCAACGGCTGCACGAGTGGTCGCGTCAACACCTGCCGCCGGCCAGCAGGCCACGGCGCTTCCGCTGCGTCGATCGCCTGCCACGCAACGGCATGGGCAAGCTCGAGCGTGCCGTCCTGCTCCGTCTGGCGGCGGAGGTTGTCTGA
- a CDS encoding isochorismate synthase, whose amino-acid sequence MPGWLLDAAQIALLGRRLRATLAGARGNDLLSISLDLGGGDDDWLGVEDGAWPTVDVGRRECSWWASPATSGDREYRLAIGRAIDFRSTGTARFSALQAAFAGLRAAWRHDDPQRTGLSPLAHLGFAFADESTDGWPSAQLLVPAILLRSCGGRRTATFSCVAAAGEAALPGWLGELRARQGPPSRSPARLLPEITGPLAEQAFMARVAAALRAIHDGRLEKIVLARSRRCIAERAIAVAPLLAALRDRHPGCTIYGVARAGESFVGATPERLLVLRRRTLLVDALAGTAWQDEVGAASPSLHDAKNRREQQLVVDAVRTTLLPLCSALAAPQAAEVLQSGSLQHLRTTVRGRLRPGVGFFELLASLHPTPAVGGWPVAAASRWLQAHGERRGAWYSGGIGWVDRDGDGESVVALRCARIDGRQAELFAGAGIVGGSDPAQELAETEVKLAVIADALRHARRRRPVAGQAASA is encoded by the coding sequence ATGCCGGGCTGGCTGCTCGATGCGGCGCAGATCGCACTGCTCGGCCGCCGCCTGCGCGCCACGCTTGCCGGCGCGCGCGGCAACGATCTACTGAGCATCAGCCTGGATCTCGGTGGCGGCGACGACGACTGGCTCGGTGTCGAGGATGGCGCCTGGCCGACCGTGGACGTTGGGCGTCGCGAGTGCAGCTGGTGGGCTTCGCCGGCCACCTCCGGCGACCGCGAGTACCGCCTGGCGATCGGCCGTGCGATCGACTTCCGCAGCACCGGTACGGCGCGCTTCTCCGCCCTGCAGGCCGCGTTCGCCGGGCTGCGGGCGGCATGGCGGCACGATGACCCGCAGCGGACCGGCCTCAGCCCGCTGGCGCACCTCGGTTTTGCCTTCGCCGACGAGAGCACGGACGGCTGGCCGAGTGCCCAGTTGCTGGTGCCGGCGATCCTGCTGCGCAGCTGCGGCGGGAGGCGCACGGCGACCTTCAGCTGCGTCGCTGCCGCCGGCGAGGCGGCGCTGCCGGGCTGGCTCGGCGAACTGCGGGCCAGGCAGGGGCCGCCGTCGCGCTCGCCGGCGCGGCTGCTGCCGGAGATCACCGGGCCGCTCGCCGAGCAGGCTTTCATGGCGCGTGTCGCCGCCGCCCTGCGGGCGATCCATGACGGCCGGCTGGAGAAGATCGTGCTGGCGCGCAGTCGGCGCTGCATCGCCGAGCGAGCGATCGCCGTTGCGCCACTGCTCGCGGCGCTGCGCGACCGCCATCCCGGCTGCACGATCTACGGCGTTGCGCGCGCTGGCGAGAGCTTCGTCGGCGCCACTCCCGAACGTCTGCTGGTCCTGCGGCGTCGCACGCTGCTGGTCGACGCGCTCGCCGGGACCGCGTGGCAGGATGAGGTTGGCGCAGCATCGCCGTCGCTACACGACGCCAAGAATCGGCGCGAGCAGCAATTGGTCGTCGACGCCGTGCGCACCACCCTGTTGCCGCTCTGCAGCGCCCTGGCAGCGCCGCAGGCGGCCGAGGTGCTGCAGTCCGGCAGCCTGCAGCATCTGCGGACGACGGTTCGCGGCCGCCTGCGGCCGGGAGTGGGTTTCTTCGAACTGCTCGCCAGCCTGCATCCGACGCCGGCAGTCGGCGGCTGGCCGGTGGCCGCCGCCAGCCGCTGGCTGCAGGCCCACGGCGAGCGGCGCGGTGCCTGGTACAGCGGCGGCATCGGCTGGGTCGATCGCGATGGCGACGGTGAAAGCGTCGTTGCGCTGCGCTGCGCGCGGATCGACGGCAGGCAGGCCGAACTCTTCGCCGGTGCCGGCATCGTCGGTGGCTCCGACCCGGCGCAGGAACTGGCCGAGACGGAGGTCAAGCTGGCGGTGATCGCCGACGCGTTGCGGCACGCACGCCGCCGCCGGCCCGTCGCCGGACAGGCGGCCAGCGCGTGA
- the menD gene encoding 2-succinyl-5-enolpyruvyl-6-hydroxy-3-cyclohexene-1-carboxylic-acid synthase, protein MRQPEEQGSINLRYAQALVDGLRAAGLRDLVLSPGSRSSPLVLAFLRQSAIASHVLVDERSAAFFALGIAKAGRRPVALLATSGSAVANWLPAVIEADLAAVPLLLLSADRPPELLGWGANQTIDQQRLFGAHVRSCHAPGPPAPDFAVGYLHRLASRLLSECCSPLPGPVHLNLAFREPLLPAGAPPVGGASDAQALPRAGRPRLLPDGQLVAEIGAAISGRPGVIVCCGDDWPPDFAAAVSALARQLDCPLLAEPLSNLRFGGHDRSRLCVRYDAFLRPPSPLAAARPEWLLRCGNFPVTRTLQDWLRANGGALQIVLGADSRWRDPLHCAAALIQGDPLAVCEDWLVTPLRPAASGWREMFAQAERRVAALAADWRSREDFEGALIPALLDELPAGHNLFCGNSLPIRDLDAFSGSGDKPLRLFGNRGASGIDGNLSTAIGIASEGPCVALLGDLTLQHDLTALAAAGGRDIVVVVINNGGGGIFEYLPVAKLLEFERGWLTPQTVDPVAAAAAFGVAGERCASLDGFTSALRRALQRGGPTLLEVLVDRRRSVAQHRAFWRQAAAVAGSPPATT, encoded by the coding sequence GTGAGGCAGCCGGAAGAGCAGGGATCGATCAACCTGCGGTATGCGCAGGCGCTTGTCGACGGCCTGCGCGCGGCGGGGCTGCGTGACCTCGTCCTCTCGCCCGGCTCGCGCTCGAGCCCGCTGGTGCTCGCCTTCCTGAGGCAGTCGGCGATCGCCAGCCATGTCCTCGTCGACGAACGCAGCGCCGCCTTCTTCGCGCTCGGCATCGCCAAGGCGGGCCGGCGGCCGGTGGCACTGCTCGCGACCTCGGGGTCGGCGGTGGCGAACTGGCTGCCGGCGGTGATCGAAGCCGACCTCGCTGCAGTGCCGCTGCTGCTGCTGTCTGCCGACCGGCCGCCCGAACTGCTCGGCTGGGGCGCCAACCAGACGATCGACCAGCAACGGCTGTTCGGCGCCCATGTGCGTTCCTGCCACGCGCCCGGGCCGCCGGCGCCGGACTTCGCGGTCGGCTACCTGCACCGTCTGGCGTCACGCCTGCTGAGCGAATGCTGCTCGCCGCTGCCCGGTCCGGTGCACCTCAATCTCGCTTTCCGCGAGCCGCTGTTGCCGGCCGGCGCGCCGCCCGTCGGCGGTGCCAGCGACGCGCAGGCGCTGCCGCGTGCGGGCCGTCCCCGCCTGCTGCCGGACGGGCAACTGGTGGCGGAGATCGGTGCAGCGATCAGCGGCCGACCAGGGGTCATCGTCTGCTGTGGTGACGACTGGCCGCCGGATTTCGCCGCGGCCGTCAGCGCGCTGGCGCGACAGCTCGACTGCCCGTTGCTGGCCGAGCCGTTGTCGAACCTGCGTTTCGGCGGGCACGATCGCAGTCGGCTCTGCGTGCGCTACGACGCCTTCCTGCGGCCGCCATCGCCGCTTGCCGCCGCCCGACCCGAATGGCTGCTGCGCTGTGGCAACTTTCCCGTCACGCGCACGCTGCAGGACTGGCTGCGCGCCAACGGCGGTGCGCTGCAGATCGTCCTTGGCGCCGACAGCCGCTGGCGCGACCCGCTGCACTGCGCCGCCGCGCTGATCCAGGGCGATCCGCTGGCCGTCTGCGAGGACTGGTTGGTGACGCCGCTGCGGCCGGCAGCGTCGGGCTGGCGCGAGATGTTCGCGCAGGCCGAACGGCGCGTCGCCGCGCTCGCTGCCGACTGGCGTTCGCGGGAGGATTTCGAAGGCGCGCTGATCCCGGCGCTGCTCGACGAGCTGCCCGCCGGCCACAACCTCTTCTGTGGCAATTCACTGCCGATACGCGACCTCGACGCGTTCTCGGGCAGTGGCGACAAGCCGTTGCGGCTGTTCGGCAATCGTGGCGCCAGCGGCATCGACGGCAATCTGTCGACCGCCATCGGCATCGCCAGCGAAGGACCCTGCGTCGCGCTGCTCGGCGACCTGACGCTGCAGCACGACCTGACGGCGCTGGCCGCCGCCGGCGGGCGCGACATCGTCGTCGTCGTCATCAACAATGGTGGCGGCGGAATTTTCGAGTATCTGCCGGTGGCGAAGCTGCTCGAGTTCGAGCGCGGCTGGCTGACGCCGCAGACGGTCGATCCCGTCGCTGCGGCGGCTGCCTTCGGCGTCGCCGGCGAGCGCTGTGCGTCGCTCGACGGGTTCACCAGCGCGCTGCGGCGTGCGCTGCAGCGCGGCGGGCCGACGCTGCTGGAAGTGCTGGTCGATCGCCGGCGAAGCGTCGCGCAGCACCGGGCCTTCTGGCGACAGGCGGCGGCTGTTGCCGGCAGCCCGCCCGCGACGACCTGA
- a CDS encoding type II toxin-antitoxin system HipA family toxin, which produces MDTPVIEVRLWGQRVGAVAPDPRLGCYVFAFDPVWRKTGIELAPLTMPLQDTRQSFAFPELGEASYRRLPGLLADALPDAFGNALIDAWMSARGVDKSAVTTLDRLAYMGRRGMGALEFRPARGAHRESAEPLQMKNLVEAARRVVHGDLTGDVQAQAALANIIRVGTSAGGARAKAVVAWNPKTQQIRSGQFDAAPGFAHWLLKFDGVGNDVELGAPAGGADYGRIEYAYHLMAQAAGIHMSPCRLLLESGRAHFMTRRFDRDVVDGQSIKHHIQTLCAMSHLDYKQRATHAYAQLFMTIARLELGDDAIGQAFRRMAFNVMAKNCDDHSKNFAFRLQQGGAWELAPAYDVTHAHNPRGEWTYQHLLSVNGRFAGITRADLLAEADRFGVRRPQDALKEVRAALDHWPDFARQAGLGEKAIAAIHSDFEPA; this is translated from the coding sequence ATGGATACCCCGGTCATCGAAGTCCGCCTCTGGGGCCAACGTGTCGGCGCCGTGGCGCCCGATCCGCGTCTCGGCTGTTACGTTTTCGCCTTCGATCCGGTCTGGCGGAAGACCGGCATCGAACTGGCGCCATTGACCATGCCGCTGCAGGACACCCGCCAGAGCTTTGCCTTTCCGGAGTTGGGCGAGGCCAGCTACCGACGCTTGCCAGGGCTCCTTGCCGATGCCCTGCCGGATGCCTTCGGCAATGCCTTGATCGACGCCTGGATGAGTGCCAGGGGTGTCGACAAATCGGCCGTCACCACGCTCGACCGCCTGGCCTACATGGGCAGGCGCGGCATGGGCGCGCTGGAATTCAGGCCGGCGCGCGGTGCGCATCGCGAGAGCGCCGAGCCGCTGCAGATGAAGAACCTCGTCGAAGCCGCCCGCCGGGTGGTGCATGGCGACCTCACTGGCGATGTGCAGGCGCAGGCTGCTCTGGCCAACATCATCCGGGTTGGCACCTCCGCCGGTGGCGCGCGCGCCAAGGCCGTCGTTGCCTGGAACCCGAAGACGCAGCAGATTCGCAGTGGTCAGTTCGACGCCGCACCCGGTTTCGCGCACTGGCTGCTCAAGTTCGATGGCGTCGGCAACGACGTGGAGCTTGGCGCACCGGCTGGCGGGGCCGACTACGGCCGCATCGAATATGCCTATCACCTGATGGCGCAAGCCGCAGGCATCCACATGTCGCCCTGCCGCTTGCTGCTCGAAAGCGGCCGGGCCCACTTCATGACCCGCCGCTTCGACCGCGACGTGGTCGACGGCCAGAGCATCAAGCACCACATCCAGACGCTCTGCGCCATGAGCCACCTCGACTACAAGCAGCGCGCCACACACGCCTATGCCCAGCTCTTCATGACCATCGCCCGGCTCGAACTGGGCGACGACGCCATCGGCCAGGCATTCCGTCGCATGGCCTTCAACGTCATGGCGAAGAACTGCGACGACCACAGCAAGAACTTCGCCTTCCGCCTGCAGCAGGGCGGCGCCTGGGAGTTGGCCCCGGCCTACGACGTGACCCACGCTCACAACCCCAGGGGCGAGTGGACGTATCAGCACCTGCTGAGCGTCAACGGCCGGTTCGCGGGCATCACGCGTGCCGATCTGCTGGCCGAGGCCGACCGCTTCGGCGTCCGGAGGCCGCAAGACGCGCTCAAGGAGGTTCGCGCCGCCCTCGATCACTGGCCAGACTTCGCCAGGCAGGCCGGCCTGGGCGAGAAAGCCATCGCCGCAATCCACAGCGACTTCGAGCCAGCATGA
- a CDS encoding helix-turn-helix transcriptional regulator: MAAHGFATPNELQELLGERLKRLRLNRNLDQRSTAEKAGVSEKALRNLESGRGSTVETLLRVLKALDHLQGLDMLAPEISVNPLDLLRKPKARIRATPRARRVSKPLRES, encoded by the coding sequence ATGGCAGCGCACGGCTTTGCAACCCCGAACGAACTTCAGGAACTCCTGGGCGAGCGCCTGAAGCGCTTGCGCCTGAATCGCAATCTGGATCAGCGCAGCACGGCCGAGAAAGCCGGCGTTTCGGAAAAGGCCCTGCGCAACCTGGAGTCCGGCCGGGGCTCGACGGTCGAGACCCTGCTGCGCGTGTTGAAAGCGCTCGACCACCTGCAGGGACTCGACATGCTCGCCCCCGAGATCAGCGTCAACCCGCTCGACCTGCTCCGCAAGCCGAAGGCGCGAATCCGTGCAACGCCGCGCGCCCGGCGGGTCAGCAAGCCGCTCAGGGAAAGCTGA
- a CDS encoding propionate--CoA ligase, translated as MTTVKEFHKQSIENPEEFWGEQAKLVSWHKPFTKVLDFSRPPFAKWFVGGETNLCYNAVDRHAEKRPNDRALVFISTETDQEVVYSFAELKKEVMRTAAIMQSLGVGKGDRVLIYMPMVAEALFAMLACTRIGAIHSVVFGGFASGSLATRIDDAAPKLIVSSDAGMRGGKAVPYKDLLDEAISLAQHKPAKVLMIDRGLDKNFNKVEGRDVDYATLRAQFMDAEVPVTWLESSEPSYILYTSGTTGKPKGVQRDTGGYAVALASSIKNIYCGNEGETYFATSDIGWVVGHSYIVYGPLIAGMATIMYEGTPLRPDPGIWWQIVEKYKVSVMFSAPTAARVLKKHDPAYMHKYDLSSLRHLFLAGEPLDQPTHEWIMSELGRPVIDNYWQTETGWPILSAMPGVEKTEIRFGTPSFPVYGYNLKIFREDGTVCDPDEKGIVGIVPPLPPGCLSTVWGDDARFVSTYFTLFREPQVYSSFDWGIKDKDGYHYILGRTDDVINVAGHRLGTREIEEAIQGHPAIAEVAVVGVADQLKGQMPMAFAVVKSTDSIATPELAAALEKAVMKQVDDSLGAIARPSRVHFLTVLPKTRSGKLLRRSIQALAEGRDPGDLTTIEDPSALEQLQRALGTKA; from the coding sequence ATGACGACAGTCAAGGAATTTCACAAGCAGTCGATCGAGAATCCGGAGGAGTTCTGGGGTGAACAGGCGAAGCTGGTGTCGTGGCACAAGCCGTTCACCAAGGTGCTCGACTTTTCCCGGCCGCCGTTTGCCAAGTGGTTCGTCGGCGGCGAAACCAACCTGTGCTACAACGCCGTCGACCGGCACGCCGAAAAGCGTCCGAATGACCGCGCCCTCGTCTTCATCTCGACCGAGACCGACCAGGAAGTCGTCTACAGCTTCGCCGAGCTCAAGAAGGAAGTCATGCGCACGGCGGCGATCATGCAGAGCCTCGGCGTCGGCAAGGGCGACCGCGTCCTGATCTACATGCCGATGGTCGCCGAGGCGCTGTTCGCCATGCTCGCCTGCACGCGCATCGGCGCCATCCACTCGGTCGTCTTCGGTGGTTTCGCCTCCGGCTCGCTGGCGACGCGCATCGACGATGCGGCGCCCAAGCTCATCGTCTCCTCCGATGCCGGCATGCGCGGCGGCAAGGCGGTACCGTACAAGGACCTGCTCGACGAAGCGATCTCGCTGGCGCAGCACAAGCCGGCCAAGGTGCTGATGATCGATCGTGGTCTCGACAAGAACTTCAACAAGGTCGAAGGGCGCGACGTCGACTACGCAACGCTGCGCGCCCAGTTCATGGATGCCGAGGTGCCGGTCACCTGGCTCGAATCCTCCGAGCCGTCGTATATCCTCTACACCTCGGGCACCACCGGCAAGCCGAAGGGCGTCCAGCGCGACACCGGTGGTTACGCCGTCGCACTCGCCTCGTCGATCAAGAACATCTACTGCGGCAACGAAGGCGAGACCTACTTCGCGACCTCGGACATCGGCTGGGTCGTCGGCCACTCGTACATCGTCTACGGGCCGCTGATCGCCGGCATGGCAACGATCATGTACGAGGGAACGCCGCTGCGGCCTGATCCCGGCATCTGGTGGCAGATCGTCGAGAAGTACAAGGTCAGCGTCATGTTCTCGGCGCCGACTGCGGCGCGCGTCCTCAAGAAGCACGACCCGGCGTACATGCACAAGTACGACCTGTCGAGCCTGCGGCACCTGTTCCTCGCCGGCGAGCCGCTTGATCAGCCGACGCACGAATGGATCATGAGCGAGCTGGGCCGGCCGGTGATCGACAACTACTGGCAGACCGAGACCGGCTGGCCGATCCTGTCGGCGATGCCCGGAGTCGAGAAGACCGAGATCCGTTTCGGCACGCCGAGCTTCCCGGTGTACGGCTACAACCTGAAGATCTTCCGCGAGGACGGAACGGTCTGCGATCCGGACGAAAAAGGCATCGTCGGCATCGTGCCGCCGCTGCCGCCGGGCTGCCTGTCGACCGTCTGGGGTGACGATGCGCGCTTCGTCTCGACCTACTTCACGCTCTTCCGCGAGCCGCAGGTCTACTCCTCGTTCGACTGGGGGATCAAGGACAAGGACGGCTACCACTACATCCTCGGCCGCACCGACGACGTCATCAATGTCGCCGGCCACCGCCTCGGCACGCGCGAGATCGAGGAGGCCATCCAGGGCCACCCGGCGATCGCCGAAGTCGCCGTCGTCGGCGTCGCCGACCAGCTCAAGGGGCAGATGCCGATGGCATTCGCCGTCGTCAAGAGCACCGACAGCATCGCCACCCCCGAGTTGGCGGCAGCGCTCGAGAAAGCGGTGATGAAGCAGGTCGACGACAGTCTCGGTGCCATCGCCCGCCCGAGCCGCGTGCACTTTCTCACCGTGCTGCCGAAGACCCGCTCCGGCAAGCTGCTGCGGCGCTCGATCCAGGCGCTGGCCGAAGGCCGCGATCCGGGCGACCTGACGACCATCGAGGACCCGTCCGCCCTCGAGCAACTGCAGCGCGCGCTCGGCACGAAGGCCTGA
- a CDS encoding diguanylate cyclase: MEESTQSPRLLIVDESRMARAALIKRVRERYGFREEVNSESAWQALVLDHSIQLVICPLTLPLLEGDGLLVRVRASRLARLRQMPVLVIAGDNQEANQRARELGASDLVSRSIESGELLERIATLIDLAQMESELARQATNPAQHPLTGLPTRQHIELQAASALAQSLRHGAPASILVMGFDRFDALRSEHGDELAGKLQQKLASILAQKVRKEDSLGHYSDSELAVVSPGTPYPACEAFANRLREAFAVAHIAVHGQRLALSVSVGVANTPVDRAASATSLLALAGERLKTARQAGGNRVLACVDQAEPQAPVPRLGHAIDLIRAGNDAAVVPHLAHLCREILPFLELLEREWKLGLPLAGIRERMQDRERESEDTRQA; this comes from the coding sequence ATGGAAGAGTCCACCCAGAGCCCGCGCCTCCTGATCGTCGATGAATCGCGAATGGCCCGTGCAGCCCTGATCAAGCGTGTTCGCGAGCGCTACGGCTTTCGCGAGGAGGTCAACTCCGAGTCAGCCTGGCAGGCGCTGGTGCTCGACCATTCGATCCAACTGGTGATCTGTCCGCTGACGCTGCCACTGCTCGAGGGCGACGGCCTGCTGGTCCGGGTACGCGCGTCCCGGCTGGCGCGACTGCGACAGATGCCGGTCCTGGTGATCGCCGGCGACAACCAGGAAGCCAACCAGCGAGCCCGCGAACTGGGTGCATCGGATCTCGTCAGCCGCAGTATCGAAAGCGGCGAGTTGCTGGAGCGCATCGCCACGCTGATCGACCTCGCCCAGATGGAGAGCGAGCTTGCCCGGCAGGCAACGAACCCCGCACAGCACCCGCTGACGGGATTGCCAACGCGGCAGCACATCGAGTTGCAGGCAGCGAGCGCCCTCGCGCAGTCGCTGCGGCACGGCGCTCCGGCGAGCATCCTGGTCATGGGCTTTGACCGTTTCGACGCCCTGCGCAGCGAACACGGCGACGAGTTGGCCGGCAAGCTGCAGCAGAAGCTGGCCAGCATCCTGGCACAGAAGGTGCGCAAGGAAGACAGCCTCGGCCATTATTCGGACAGCGAGCTGGCGGTCGTCTCGCCAGGCACCCCGTACCCGGCCTGCGAAGCGTTCGCCAATCGCCTGCGCGAGGCCTTTGCCGTCGCGCACATCGCGGTACACGGGCAGCGCCTGGCCCTGTCCGTCAGCGTCGGAGTCGCCAACACGCCGGTCGATCGGGCGGCATCGGCGACCTCGCTCCTCGCGCTGGCCGGCGAGCGACTGAAGACGGCCCGCCAGGCGGGCGGCAACCGGGTCCTGGCCTGCGTCGACCAGGCGGAGCCACAGGCACCGGTACCCCGTCTCGGACACGCGATCGACCTCATCCGAGCCGGGAACGACGCTGCAGTGGTTCCGCATCTGGCGCACCTGTGCAGGGAAATACTGCCCTTTCTCGAATTGCTGGAAAGGGAGTGGAAGTTGGGTCTGCCTCTGGCAGGCATTCGTGAACGCATGCAGGACCGGGAGCGCGAATCCGAAGACACCCGGCAAGCATGA
- a CDS encoding oxidoreductase: MNPFKAFLIEDREGRTHAALVRMDPAQLDAGEVTIRVAYSSVNYKDALAATGAGRIIRRYPCVGGIDLSGTVTASSDPRFQPGDEVIATSFDIGVAHHGGYAEYARIPARWVVPLPAGLSLHDAMALGTAGFTAALGVVRMEENGLRPGQGPVIVSGATGGVGSLAVDMLAARGYKVTALTGKESERDYLLRLGASEVMFRSQFDPTRIRPLDRALWAGAVDNLGGDVLAWMASTMRQGGTIASIGLAASAELKTTVMPFILRGACLLGIDSGYIGEPYRGGVWQRLASDLRPPHLHEMTRTIAFDDLPKVFDDYLRGHAHGRVVVAIAGA; encoded by the coding sequence ATGAACCCCTTCAAGGCTTTTCTGATCGAGGACCGTGAGGGTCGGACACACGCTGCCCTGGTGCGGATGGATCCGGCGCAACTCGATGCGGGCGAAGTGACGATCCGCGTCGCCTACTCCAGCGTCAACTACAAGGACGCGCTGGCGGCGACCGGCGCTGGGCGGATCATCCGTCGTTACCCCTGTGTCGGCGGCATCGACCTCTCCGGAACCGTCACCGCCAGCAGCGACCCGCGCTTCCAGCCGGGGGATGAGGTGATCGCCACCAGCTTCGACATCGGCGTCGCGCATCACGGGGGTTACGCCGAGTACGCACGCATCCCCGCCCGATGGGTCGTTCCCCTGCCGGCCGGACTGTCGCTGCACGACGCCATGGCCCTCGGCACGGCTGGTTTCACGGCCGCCCTCGGGGTCGTGCGGATGGAGGAGAATGGCCTGCGGCCTGGCCAGGGCCCGGTCATCGTCAGCGGCGCGACCGGCGGAGTCGGCAGCCTCGCGGTCGACATGCTCGCCGCCCGCGGCTACAAGGTGACCGCGCTCACCGGCAAGGAAAGTGAGCGCGACTATCTTCTGCGCCTCGGTGCCAGCGAGGTGATGTTTCGCTCGCAGTTCGACCCGACGCGCATCCGCCCGCTCGACAGGGCACTCTGGGCGGGCGCGGTCGACAACCTCGGCGGCGACGTGCTGGCCTGGATGGCCAGCACGATGCGCCAGGGCGGAACGATCGCCAGCATCGGTCTCGCCGCCAGCGCCGAACTGAAGACGACGGTGATGCCCTTCATCCTGCGCGGCGCCTGTCTGCTCGGCATCGATTCCGGCTACATCGGCGAACCGTACCGCGGCGGCGTCTGGCAGCGCCTGGCGAGCGACCTGCGACCGCCCCACCTGCACGAAATGACGCGCACCATCGCCTTCGACGACCTGCCGAAGGTCTTCGATGACTACCTCCGGGGTCATGCGCACGGCCGCGTCGTGGTCGCCATTGCTGGCGCCTGA
- a CDS encoding C40 family peptidase has protein sequence MLRKHLLRTVFSVALISLSGVGSVHASEAQPALEEPSLLERYSNSAQDLILKGFELIGINYRFGGTNPDTGLDCSGFVQIVFKEAMGILLPRSAREQSQVGAVIDRDELKAGDLVFFNTMRHAFSHVGIYLGDNRFLHAPRTGAEIRVEDMRQSYWIQRYNGARRLLTR, from the coding sequence ATGCTCAGAAAACACCTCCTCCGCACCGTCTTCAGCGTCGCCCTGATCAGCCTCTCCGGGGTCGGCTCCGTCCACGCCAGCGAAGCGCAGCCAGCCCTCGAGGAACCGTCGCTGCTCGAGCGCTACAGCAACAGTGCACAGGATCTGATCCTCAAGGGATTCGAGCTGATCGGCATCAACTATCGCTTTGGCGGAACGAATCCGGATACCGGGCTCGACTGCAGTGGCTTCGTGCAGATCGTCTTCAAGGAAGCCATGGGCATCCTGCTGCCGCGCAGCGCGCGTGAGCAGAGTCAGGTTGGCGCGGTGATCGACCGCGACGAACTGAAGGCCGGCGACCTCGTCTTCTTCAATACCATGCGGCATGCGTTCTCGCATGTCGGCATCTATCTCGGCGACAATCGCTTCCTGCACGCGCCACGAACCGGCGCCGAGATCCGCGTCGAAGACATGCGGCAGAGTTACTGGATTCAGCGTTACAACGGCGCCCGCCGCCTCCTGACGCGCTGA